One Malus domestica chromosome 11, GDT2T_hap1 genomic region harbors:
- the LOC139189434 gene encoding uncharacterized protein: MEKSRLDQQVKTGGSRWLCYPQQRQIQEEVERFLNEQMCDFQRNEVADETLRWDMTNMSRSPFTDGIEQAEPPRKFSITHFTSFKGDGDPERHLKHYQSVMVIYQSNDALMCKIFTTTLQAEAQDWFHTLPQQSIWSFDDLSLVFTKEYSSYCSIKRKFDHLFNVKKNPKGSLCNYMKRFKAEKAKIIGCEDLIASATFQKGHAANHPLFGEMIMKEYLTLLKKLVKESKVDKYLNKPVVQPKRNADDDEKSSTKMIQINGIFAESEHLGATSNSKKRKIQHALLVSQIQAVDTQPGPIIGFTEQDAKSVDFPHDDALVVSVQLAHVIVDRIMVDNGNAVNLLQLLVI; this comes from the exons ATGGAGAAGAGCAGACTAGACCAGCAGGTCAAGACCGGGGGCAGCCGATGGCTCTGCtacccccaacaaaggcaaattcaggaagaagtagaaaggTTCCTCAATGAACAGATGtgtgatttccaacgcaacgaagTGGCCGATGAAACACTACGGTGGGATATGACCAACatgagcaggtcacccttcacagatgggatcgagcaggcagagcctccacgcaagTTTAGCATAACAcacttcacatctttcaaaggagatggagatCCAGAGAGGCATTTGAAGCACTATCAAAGCGTAATGGTCATTTATCAGAGCAACGATGCtcttatgtgcaaaatattcACCACCACTTTACAAgccgaggcgcaagattggtttcacACCTTGCCACAACAATCCATCTGGAgttttgatgatctttccttggttttcaccaaagaatactcatccTACTGCTCAATCAAGAGAAAGTTCGACCACTTGTTCAACGTGAAGAAAAATCCAAAAGGGTCGCTCTGCAACTACATGAAAAGGTTCAAAGCGGAGAAGGCAAAGATCATCGGATGCGAAGACTTAATAGCAAGTGCAACCTTTCAAAAAGGACACGCAGCAAACCACCCACTGTTTggagaaatgatcatgaaagaataCCTGACTCTA CTAAAGAAACTCGTGAAAGAAAGCAAGGTCGACAAATACTTGAACAAGCCAGTTGTGCAACCTAAAAGGAATGCAGACGATGACGAAAAGTCGTCAACCAAGATGATTCAAATCAATGGCATTTTCGCCGAATCCGAGCACTTGGGGGCCACTAGCAACTCtaaaaagaggaagatccaaCATGCTCTATTAGTCTCACAGATCCAAGCAGTCGACACCCAACCTGGACCAATTATTGGCTTCACCGAGCAGGATGCTAAAAGCGTCGATTTCCCACACGACGACGCACTAGTAgtatctgtccaactagcccatgTTATAGTTGATAGAATAATGGTTGACAATGGAAATGCAGTTAACCTACTTCAACTCTTAGTCATTTAG
- the LOC103447905 gene encoding BEL1-like homeodomain protein 9 isoform X2 → MEMSGFRQESHVAQQSRRDKLRVHQTSSPSHHLDNLPNNSGKLPLHPGLNPDIVQVRNVRNANLLYDPTMFSSEMLNFSINANVPLSAHRDTMACHDQDLGAAQPASESQNFGNWRSTLNPPQSLDWVNTYTSGYRDVVQSSLANPSADQISIHHVAQEHLGGGTMHFSSPSLNYVNTLQDVVTSASQGRQQDQLEMASTVHQRFIENELVRVPSYGNQSNTLRFSNGSTRFSNGSTSWMDRQPIENCHRSSGGGLEFSIAKSVDEEMRTGMSSDSNQQGLSLSLSSNPPSNKLPVAQLIGSQDLHVSTDDHDDHALKDLQNSKMGKSSGGYLCSITKPSVISKACGKSLQDIVGTSNTSIYRNTGPLGPFTGYAAILKSSKFLKPAQQLLDEFCRVSDSKLLKTCEASERMSRDVSTSASASISTEAVNAIETEVVAKRNNSGASFSTFYGSNEINSDGGAASISSESFRPKYQQKKAKLLYMQEEVSRRYKQYHQQMQMVVASFESVAGLSSATPYISMALNTVAKHFRCLTNSIKDQLKHVRKALGEENMSSAVTAAVTAGCSSKGEKNLAKLKYMGLGFQKHTSSGGGSLVGFSEPQQHVWRPQRGLPERSVAILRAWLFEHFLHPYPTDTDKHMLATQTGLSRNQVSNWFINARVRVWKPMVEEIHMLETRGGSHEAVQDPINKDENSANEGTSSRPNNDHQLSMTMMPDRQLECSGDAEQQNQEMKRSRLECQVPSSMDGGLMGFVPYQRGGFEAGGLGAVSLTLGLRHGVESAQQQQHLQQQEDQLRRQLGGQVVRDYVG, encoded by the exons ATGGAGATGAGTGGCTTTAGGCAAGAATCACATGTTGCACAGCAAAGCCGGAGAGATAAGTTGAGAGTTCATCAAACTTCAAGCCCATCTCACCATCTCGACAATTTGCCCAACAATTCTGGGAAGTTACCACTCCACCCAGGACTAAACCCAGATATTGTGCAAGTTCGAAATGTGAGGAATGCGAATTTGCTGTACGATCCAACAATGTTTTCGTCTGAAATGCTTAATTTTTCGATCAATGCAAACGTTCCGTTGTCAGCTCACAGAGACACAATGGCATGTCATGATCAAGATCTAGGTGCAGCTCAACCCGCCAGTGAGAGTCAGAATTTTGGTAATTGGAGAAGTACTCTTAATCCACCTCAAAGCTTAGATTGGGTGAATActtacacaagtggatatcgGGATGTAGTGCAGTCTAGTTTAGCCAACCCATCTGCTGATCAAATTTCTATTCATCATGTTGCCCAAGAGCATTTGGGAGGAGGAACGATGCATTTTTCGTCTCCTTCGCTGAATTACGTTAATACTCTCCAAGATGTTGTTACTTCAGCTTCTCAAGGGAGGCAGCAGGATCAGCTAGAAATGGCTTCAACTGTGCACCAAAGATTTATTGAAAATGAACTTGTTCGCGTTCCAAGCTACGGTAACCAATCAAACACACTGCGGTTCAGTAATGGTAGTACTCGGTTCAGTAATGGTAGTACTTCTTGGATGGATCGGCAGCCTATTGAGAACTGCCATCGGAGTAGTGGTGGAGGACTAGAATTTAGTATTGCAAAGAgtgttgatgaagaaatgaggacAGGTATGAGTAGTGATTCCAACCAACAAGGGCTGTCGCTATCACTCTCATCAAATCCACCATCTAATAAACTGCCTGTGGCTCAATTAATTGGGTCtcaagatttacatgtaagCACTGATGATCATGATGATCATGCACTTAAGGATCTTCAAAATTCGAAAATGGGGAAATCTTCTGGCGGATACTTGTGTTCCATAACAAAGCCATCTGTTATTAGCAAAGCTTGTGGTAAATCACTTCAGGACATTGTGGGGACTTCTAATACTAGCATTTATCGGAACACTGGTCCTCTTGGTCCTTTCACTGGATATGCAGCGATTTTGAAGAGTTCAAAGTTCTTGAAACCGGCTCAACAGCTACTGGATGAATTCTGTAGGGTTAGTGATTCAAAGCTACTAAAAACATGTGAGGCATCTGAGAGGATGTCCAGAGATGTGAGTACTTCGGCCTCGGCTTCAATATCCACTGAAGCTGTTAATGCAATCGAAACTGAAGTAGTGGCTAAGAGGAACAACTCTGGTGCATCTTTCTCTACGTTTTACGGTTCAAACGAAATTAACAGTGATGGTGGAGCTGCAAGCATATCTTCCGAGTCCTTTCGGCCGAAGTACCAACAAAAGAAAGCAAAGCTCCTATATATGCAGGAGGAG GTTAGCAGAAGGTACAAGCAATATCATCAACAAATGCAAATGGTGGTTGCTTCCTTCGAATCAGTTGCCGGTCTGAGTTCCGCTACACCTTACATATCCATGGCTCTAAACACAGTCGCAAAACACTTCAGGTGTCTTACAAATTCCATCAAGGACCAGCTCAAGCACGTAAGGAAGGCTTTGGGAGAGGAAAATATGTCATCCGCTGTAACTGCTGCTGTTACTGCTGGATGCAGTAGTAAAGGTGAAAAAAATTTGGCCAAGCTAAAGTACATGGGCCTAGGTTTTCAAAAACATACGTCGTCTGGCGGTGGGTCTCTTGTGGGTTTCTCTGAACCCCAACAACACGTCTGGAGACCCCAGAGAGGCCTACCTGAACGTTCAGTAGCCATTCTTCGAGCTTGGCTATTTGAGCATTTTCTTCACCC gtatCCCACGGACACAGATAAGCACATGTTAGCTACTCAAACTGGTCTATCTCGAAACCAG GTTTCAAACTGGTTCATAAATGCCCGAGTGCGCGTTTGGAAGCCCATGGTTGAAGAAATACATATGCTTGAGACTAGAGGAGGCTCCCACGAAGCTGTCCAAGATCCTATCAATAAGGATGAAAATTCTGCAAATGAAGGCACCAGCAGCAGGCCAAACAATGATCACCAACTAAGCATGACTATGATGCCCGATAGACAATTAGAATGCTCAGGAGATGCAGAGCAGCAAAATCAGGAGATGAAGAGGTCTAGATTGGAGTGCCAAGTTCCATCAAGCATGGACGGAGGATTGATGGGTTTTGTCCCGTACCAGCGAGGAGGGTTTGAGGCTGGGGGACTTGGAGCCGTGTCCCTCACATTGGGTCTCAGACATGGGGTAGAAAGTGCCCAGCAGCAGCAACACTTGCAGCAACAAGAGGATCAGCTGCGGCGGCAACTTGGAGGTCAAGTGGTACGTGATTATGTGGGGTAA
- the LOC103447905 gene encoding BEL1-like homeodomain protein 9 isoform X1: MEMSGFRQESHVAQQSRRDKLRVHQTSSPSHHLDNLPNNSGKLPLHPGLNPDIVQVRNVRNANLLYDPTMFSSEMLNFSINANVPLSAHRDTMACHDQDLGAAQPASESQNFGNWRSTLNPPQSLDWVNTYTSGYRDVVQSSLANPSADQISIHHVAQEHLGGGTMHFSSPSLNYVNTLQDVVTSASQGRQQDQLEMASTVHQRFIENELVRVPSYGNQSNTLRFSNGSTRFSNGSTSWMDRQPIENCHRSSGGGLEFSIAKSVDEEMRTGMSSDSNQQGLSLSLSSNPPSNKLPVAQLIGSQDLHVSTDDHDDHALKDLQNSKMGKSSGGYLCSITKPSVISKACGKSLQDIVGTSNTSIYRNTGPLGPFTGYAAILKSSKFLKPAQQLLDEFCRVSDSKLLKTCEASERMSRDVSTSASASISTEAVNAIETEVVAKRNNSGASFSTFYGSNEINSDGGAASISSESFRPKYQQKKAKLLYMQEELKVSRRYKQYHQQMQMVVASFESVAGLSSATPYISMALNTVAKHFRCLTNSIKDQLKHVRKALGEENMSSAVTAAVTAGCSSKGEKNLAKLKYMGLGFQKHTSSGGGSLVGFSEPQQHVWRPQRGLPERSVAILRAWLFEHFLHPYPTDTDKHMLATQTGLSRNQVSNWFINARVRVWKPMVEEIHMLETRGGSHEAVQDPINKDENSANEGTSSRPNNDHQLSMTMMPDRQLECSGDAEQQNQEMKRSRLECQVPSSMDGGLMGFVPYQRGGFEAGGLGAVSLTLGLRHGVESAQQQQHLQQQEDQLRRQLGGQVVRDYVG, encoded by the exons ATGGAGATGAGTGGCTTTAGGCAAGAATCACATGTTGCACAGCAAAGCCGGAGAGATAAGTTGAGAGTTCATCAAACTTCAAGCCCATCTCACCATCTCGACAATTTGCCCAACAATTCTGGGAAGTTACCACTCCACCCAGGACTAAACCCAGATATTGTGCAAGTTCGAAATGTGAGGAATGCGAATTTGCTGTACGATCCAACAATGTTTTCGTCTGAAATGCTTAATTTTTCGATCAATGCAAACGTTCCGTTGTCAGCTCACAGAGACACAATGGCATGTCATGATCAAGATCTAGGTGCAGCTCAACCCGCCAGTGAGAGTCAGAATTTTGGTAATTGGAGAAGTACTCTTAATCCACCTCAAAGCTTAGATTGGGTGAATActtacacaagtggatatcgGGATGTAGTGCAGTCTAGTTTAGCCAACCCATCTGCTGATCAAATTTCTATTCATCATGTTGCCCAAGAGCATTTGGGAGGAGGAACGATGCATTTTTCGTCTCCTTCGCTGAATTACGTTAATACTCTCCAAGATGTTGTTACTTCAGCTTCTCAAGGGAGGCAGCAGGATCAGCTAGAAATGGCTTCAACTGTGCACCAAAGATTTATTGAAAATGAACTTGTTCGCGTTCCAAGCTACGGTAACCAATCAAACACACTGCGGTTCAGTAATGGTAGTACTCGGTTCAGTAATGGTAGTACTTCTTGGATGGATCGGCAGCCTATTGAGAACTGCCATCGGAGTAGTGGTGGAGGACTAGAATTTAGTATTGCAAAGAgtgttgatgaagaaatgaggacAGGTATGAGTAGTGATTCCAACCAACAAGGGCTGTCGCTATCACTCTCATCAAATCCACCATCTAATAAACTGCCTGTGGCTCAATTAATTGGGTCtcaagatttacatgtaagCACTGATGATCATGATGATCATGCACTTAAGGATCTTCAAAATTCGAAAATGGGGAAATCTTCTGGCGGATACTTGTGTTCCATAACAAAGCCATCTGTTATTAGCAAAGCTTGTGGTAAATCACTTCAGGACATTGTGGGGACTTCTAATACTAGCATTTATCGGAACACTGGTCCTCTTGGTCCTTTCACTGGATATGCAGCGATTTTGAAGAGTTCAAAGTTCTTGAAACCGGCTCAACAGCTACTGGATGAATTCTGTAGGGTTAGTGATTCAAAGCTACTAAAAACATGTGAGGCATCTGAGAGGATGTCCAGAGATGTGAGTACTTCGGCCTCGGCTTCAATATCCACTGAAGCTGTTAATGCAATCGAAACTGAAGTAGTGGCTAAGAGGAACAACTCTGGTGCATCTTTCTCTACGTTTTACGGTTCAAACGAAATTAACAGTGATGGTGGAGCTGCAAGCATATCTTCCGAGTCCTTTCGGCCGAAGTACCAACAAAAGAAAGCAAAGCTCCTATATATGCAGGAGGAG TTGAAGGTTAGCAGAAGGTACAAGCAATATCATCAACAAATGCAAATGGTGGTTGCTTCCTTCGAATCAGTTGCCGGTCTGAGTTCCGCTACACCTTACATATCCATGGCTCTAAACACAGTCGCAAAACACTTCAGGTGTCTTACAAATTCCATCAAGGACCAGCTCAAGCACGTAAGGAAGGCTTTGGGAGAGGAAAATATGTCATCCGCTGTAACTGCTGCTGTTACTGCTGGATGCAGTAGTAAAGGTGAAAAAAATTTGGCCAAGCTAAAGTACATGGGCCTAGGTTTTCAAAAACATACGTCGTCTGGCGGTGGGTCTCTTGTGGGTTTCTCTGAACCCCAACAACACGTCTGGAGACCCCAGAGAGGCCTACCTGAACGTTCAGTAGCCATTCTTCGAGCTTGGCTATTTGAGCATTTTCTTCACCC gtatCCCACGGACACAGATAAGCACATGTTAGCTACTCAAACTGGTCTATCTCGAAACCAG GTTTCAAACTGGTTCATAAATGCCCGAGTGCGCGTTTGGAAGCCCATGGTTGAAGAAATACATATGCTTGAGACTAGAGGAGGCTCCCACGAAGCTGTCCAAGATCCTATCAATAAGGATGAAAATTCTGCAAATGAAGGCACCAGCAGCAGGCCAAACAATGATCACCAACTAAGCATGACTATGATGCCCGATAGACAATTAGAATGCTCAGGAGATGCAGAGCAGCAAAATCAGGAGATGAAGAGGTCTAGATTGGAGTGCCAAGTTCCATCAAGCATGGACGGAGGATTGATGGGTTTTGTCCCGTACCAGCGAGGAGGGTTTGAGGCTGGGGGACTTGGAGCCGTGTCCCTCACATTGGGTCTCAGACATGGGGTAGAAAGTGCCCAGCAGCAGCAACACTTGCAGCAACAAGAGGATCAGCTGCGGCGGCAACTTGGAGGTCAAGTGGTACGTGATTATGTGGGGTAA